In bacterium, the DNA window CTCGATGGCACTGGCGTTGCAGGGACATGAACAGGAACATCTTGATCCAAATCATCAACAGCTGGTGCGCTCATATCGGTACCTAAATCATCTGCCACAAAACTCAAATCATCATCGGCAGCCACAGCTCTTATCGCCACGCCAAAATCTGCAAAAATAAACAAAAGACCCACCAAAAGAAATCCTTTGTTTTGTATTAATTTCTTCATAAAAATACCCCTTTTTCACCAGGACTTATTGTTCAATTATTACTATTTGAACAATAACATATTTTCAACCTGAAACTCAAATAAATAAGAAATTAACGAAGGGGCCGAAGCCAAACGAATAAAAAAAGGTCCTTTTCTCTTCAAAAAGGCCCTTTTTACAAAACTTAAAAAATAAGAAAATCTTCAGGATCGGTTAGCCACCAACTTTTCTTTAACAATCTCCCAAACCATTTCGACAGTTACTTCATCAACAACAGTTACTCAGTAGGAAAATGTAACGCTGCAAATCGTTATTAACCAAATTAATAGGCTCATTGCTCATAAAGGTTTTTACATTGTTTTTTCTACACAAATCTGCTAAAACTAAGGCAATATGACAAGGCATCTTTAAGTTTAAAAAAAGCCTGGAGCCCTTATGACAACGCGCACAAAAATAAAAAACGTTTCAGAAAAAAATATTAACTCAACAATGGTAATCAAGGGTTGGATTCGCTCAACCCGCACCCAAAAAAACTTCTCTTTCATTGCCGTAAACGACGGCTCAACCATGGCACCTTTGCAAGTAATTGCAGATTCTTCGGCCAAAAATTATGATACGTTACTTGATAAACTTGCCGTTGGCGCTGCCGTCATGATTGAAGGCACACTGGTCGCAAGCCAAGGCGGCAAGCAGGCGTTTGAGCTTAAAGCAAGCGCAATTGAACTGATTGGCGAATGCGACCCAGAAACGTATCCACTACAAAAAAAACAACACACCTTTGAATTTTTACGCACCATCGCCCACCTACGCCCACGCACTAACACCATTGGTGCCATCGCACGCGTTCGCAACGCACTCGCATTTGCTACGCATAATTTTTTTCAAGAACAAGGTTTTTTGTACGTTCATACGCCAATTATCACGCAATCAGATTGTGAAGGCGCCGGCCAAATGTTTCAAGTGACCACACTTGATTTAAACAAAGTACCAAAAAACGATAAAGGCACGCCAGATTATTCACAAGACTTTTTTGGCCGCCAAGCGTATTTAACGGTTTCTGGGCAGCTGAATGGTGAAACGTACGCCTGTTCACTTTCTGATATTTATACGTTCGGGCCAACCTTTCGTGCCGAAAATTCAAACACAAGCAGACATTTGGCAGAGTTCTGGATGATCGAACCAGAAATGGCATTCGCTAATTTAAAAGATGATATGACTTGCGCCGAAAATTATATCAAATATTGCCTGCGGAACGCACTTGATAATTGCCAGGAAGATTTAGAATTTTTCAATCGCTTTATCGACCAAGGCGTACTTAAGCGCCTTGAGCACGTTGTTAACAGCCCGTTTGAACATATTCCGTACACACAAGCAATCGAGTTAGTTCAAAAAGCAGACAAGAAATTTGACTACCAAGTAACATGGGGTTCAGATTTACAAACCGAGCACGAACGCTACCTGGCAGAAGAATATTGCAAGCGGCCAGTAATTGTTACCGACTATCCAAAAGATATTAAATCTTTTTATATGCGCTTGAATGATGACAACAAAACAGTTGCCGCCATGGACGTTTTGGTACCAGGCGTTGGAGAACTGATTGGCGGCAGCCAACGTGAAGAGCGTCTTGATGTCTTAAAAAAACGTATGGCTGAATGCAACATTAACGCTGATGATTATTGGTGGTACATGGAATTGCGAACCTTTGGCAGCATTCCACACGCAGGATTTGGGCTTGGCTTTGAACGCTTAGTACAATTTACTACTGGCATGGAAAACATCAGAGACGTTATTCCATTCCCTCGTTCACCAAAAAATCTTTCTTTTTAAGTCATAAAAAAATCGGCAAGGTTTACAAACCTTGCCGATTTTACCAAAATTTGAGCACGTATTTATTCACAGCACGAATCAGTCGAACAACACGGGTTTACCATCTGAAAACGCGGTATTTTCATGCCCTTAAAATCAATATCTTCCATAAACATTTCAAGCGGCCGCACCCATAAAGCATCTTTGCCAAAGCCTTCACTTTCATACAATGCTTGATATAAAACAAGTTTTTCAAGCGTTTCTGAATGATTAACGACACCCAAAACTTTGTAACGCTTGCCCTTATAGTGCTGATAAATACCCGGTCTTACGATCATAAAAAACCCCTTACATCTAAGAAAAACGACTCTTTCTACAAAATTATATCATATAATTGGCCCCCTCACCACATCACAAATCTCATTAAAATTCTGTCTGTCATCAAAACTCAAAAGGGGGGCCAGGATTCAATGCAAAATAACCAAATCATCAAAACCATTTTCTTACAACCCTCATTTTGAGAGACTGACAAGGTAGGGTTTATTTTTCTCAAGGGGATTTTTTAGGGAGAACGTTATGTCAAAAATCAATCGCTTTTTATTACTCTCTTCATTTTTTGCGGTTTCATTAATGCACGCAACAACCAACGTAGATGCAGCAACACGCATGGCGCCAGTTCGTAGCAGCATTAACGACTTTGTGTTAAGCACACACGGTTATGGCTACAACAACCCAGAAGCATTACACAAAATGGCTTGCCTTGCACACAAACGAGCACAAAATGAAGTTAACAAATCATGGCTCTTTGATGAAATTGCTTTGTTCTTTGCAATGCTTTGGGAAGAACTCACTGGACACTTTTTCAACTATGATCAATCATCATCAAACGATGCAACAAATGCCGTCGCTGATCCAATAACAGACCCTGCCACCCTAGAGCATTTCGTTGAAACAACATTAGAGCCCATCACAACAGAAGTTTTTACTGAATATACACCCGTAGACGTAGCATACGCTGATGAATTTTTAGAAGAACAAGAAATTATAATCGACGAAGAAATACTAGCAGCAGAAGAAA includes these proteins:
- the asnS gene encoding asparagine--tRNA ligase, with the translated sequence MTTRTKIKNVSEKNINSTMVIKGWIRSTRTQKNFSFIAVNDGSTMAPLQVIADSSAKNYDTLLDKLAVGAAVMIEGTLVASQGGKQAFELKASAIELIGECDPETYPLQKKQHTFEFLRTIAHLRPRTNTIGAIARVRNALAFATHNFFQEQGFLYVHTPIITQSDCEGAGQMFQVTTLDLNKVPKNDKGTPDYSQDFFGRQAYLTVSGQLNGETYACSLSDIYTFGPTFRAENSNTSRHLAEFWMIEPEMAFANLKDDMTCAENYIKYCLRNALDNCQEDLEFFNRFIDQGVLKRLEHVVNSPFEHIPYTQAIELVQKADKKFDYQVTWGSDLQTEHERYLAEEYCKRPVIVTDYPKDIKSFYMRLNDDNKTVAAMDVLVPGVGELIGGSQREERLDVLKKRMAECNINADDYWWYMELRTFGSIPHAGFGLGFERLVQFTTGMENIRDVIPFPRSPKNLSF
- a CDS encoding DUF1653 domain-containing protein, translating into MIVRPGIYQHYKGKRYKVLGVVNHSETLEKLVLYQALYESEGFGKDALWVRPLEMFMEDIDFKGMKIPRFQMVNPCCSTDSCCE